One Fibrobacter sp. UWB16 DNA window includes the following coding sequences:
- a CDS encoding UvrD-helicase domain-containing protein, whose amino-acid sequence MEFLSMYVLVIVLLVLFVVFYTVRRRRLAKEFEKKIESFIEECDSFFAEFDDIFDHYIQDAERDAFVFKYKALYHELQRYSSISSKVGNSVKFEDFKKKYKNFPRLVLDSNVEIRCRELLKEVDAFSVEFDELFSHYIQDEEKDAFIRKYQALYFELQGYRRLSSKVKAYVKLEDFESKYENFPRLVLESNVEIRCRELLKEVDAFSVEFDELFSHYIQDEEKDAFIRKYQALYFELQGYSRISSKVRAYAKLEEFKSKYDVFPRLVLESNAEIKRKEHLKLLLQCVNVFLDELVFLTSHYVTDDDGEMFRQKWEKLSRDVAICDLKSNDEEYEKIKLFETIYRDFSNYIKKANKSFVEQECQKYDSLFSNIDGKSLDLQQREAVVTDENRILVLAGAGSGKTLTIAGKVKYLCDVKNINPEEILLISFTKKSAKEMTDRIQGKLGIPVKSMTFHKLGLDIIECAVGKRPDVLDKSLFEGFIHNFFEKELVNYPELVKNLIEYFAYYIDIPKNMEDYSSLGELYEAEKSIDLETLRSKYDQEKYIREEKIKKAQNHTTLKNEKVKSLEEVQIANFLFLNGVDYEYEKLYPFECQDPLRKGYRPDFYLKDYDIYLEHFGITRNYTVPWLSPIEAQKYLDGIEWKREFHKQNNTRLIETYSYYNLEGILLQKLEGLLEHNGIALKSRDFMDVFNTVYASKTNKFFSEFVQLCETFIVLFKSNNYTVETIDNWTDWLSLEENCFSKRRNYTFLNIIRVILEEYQKYLIVNKSIDFSDMINDATENVNGGCKIPLYKYVIVDEYQDISKARFNLLKAVVDKTKAKLFCVGDDWQSIYRFAGSDISLFTGIEKYFGKTKILKIEKTYRNSQKLIDEASRFILQNPLQLKKSLLSDKKLDYPLVFWGFDDNPRNALQTIINKIALDFGTNSSVLLLGRTNYDIEIAKNTGLFREIRKNGVDALEFIQNPMLPIQFLSVHKSKGLEADNVILLNFRNDKLGFPNQIIDDPVLNFVLTNAEDYRFAEERRLFYVAITRTKNRTYVLVDNKNPSPFFKEFSESTSVFFKSTGKRTSENQTKCPVCKTGDLLKVEHDGKTFVGCSNFPRCHYTQRDVTILSSPKVCPNCGGFLVKRKGYNGHYFVGCSNYPACEYKEKLIWNRFGN is encoded by the coding sequence TTGGAATTTTTAAGCATGTATGTTTTAGTAATTGTATTGCTTGTTTTGTTTGTTGTTTTTTACACAGTTCGTCGGAGACGACTTGCTAAAGAATTTGAAAAAAAAATAGAGAGTTTCATAGAAGAATGTGATTCTTTTTTTGCTGAATTTGATGACATCTTTGATCACTATATTCAGGATGCAGAACGGGATGCTTTTGTTTTTAAGTATAAAGCACTATATCATGAGTTGCAAAGATATAGTAGTATTTCGTCAAAAGTAGGTAATTCCGTAAAGTTTGAAGATTTTAAGAAGAAGTACAAAAATTTTCCAAGACTTGTTTTAGACTCAAATGTGGAAATCAGGTGTAGAGAATTATTAAAAGAAGTTGATGCCTTTTCAGTAGAATTTGATGAATTATTTAGTCATTATATTCAGGATGAAGAAAAAGATGCTTTTATTCGTAAATACCAAGCGTTGTATTTTGAATTGCAAGGGTACAGACGACTTTCATCAAAGGTAAAAGCATATGTAAAATTGGAAGATTTTGAAAGTAAATACGAAAATTTTCCAAGGCTTGTTTTAGAATCGAATGTGGAAATCAGGTGTAGAGAGTTATTAAAAGAAGTTGATGCCTTTTCAGTAGAATTTGATGAATTATTTAGTCATTATATTCAGGATGAAGAAAAAGATGCTTTTATTCGTAAATACCAAGCATTGTATTTTGAATTGCAAGGGTACAGTCGGATTTCATCAAAAGTAAGAGCATATGCAAAATTGGAAGAATTTAAAAGTAAATATGATGTTTTTCCAAGGCTTGTTTTAGAATCTAATGCAGAAATTAAACGTAAGGAACATCTCAAATTGCTTTTACAGTGTGTAAACGTTTTTCTTGATGAACTTGTTTTCTTGACAAGTCATTATGTTACGGATGATGATGGAGAAATGTTTCGCCAGAAGTGGGAAAAATTGTCTCGAGATGTTGCAATTTGTGATTTGAAATCGAATGATGAAGAATATGAGAAAATAAAGCTTTTTGAAACAATCTATAGGGACTTTTCTAATTATATAAAAAAAGCAAACAAGTCGTTTGTTGAACAGGAATGCCAAAAGTATGATTCTCTTTTTTCCAACATAGATGGCAAGTCTTTGGATTTACAACAAAGAGAAGCTGTCGTAACTGATGAAAATAGAATTCTTGTGCTTGCGGGAGCTGGTAGTGGAAAAACGCTAACGATTGCAGGCAAGGTTAAGTATCTATGTGATGTAAAAAATATAAATCCAGAAGAAATTCTGCTTATTTCGTTTACGAAAAAATCTGCTAAAGAAATGACCGATAGGATTCAGGGAAAGTTGGGAATCCCTGTTAAATCGATGACTTTTCACAAATTGGGACTTGATATAATCGAATGTGCTGTTGGAAAAAGGCCTGATGTTCTTGATAAATCTCTATTTGAAGGATTTATACATAATTTTTTTGAGAAAGAGCTTGTAAATTATCCTGAATTAGTGAAGAATTTAATTGAGTATTTTGCGTACTATATTGATATCCCTAAAAATATGGAAGATTATTCGTCGTTGGGCGAGCTGTATGAGGCTGAAAAAAGTATAGACTTAGAAACGCTAAGGTCGAAATATGATCAAGAGAAATATATTCGTGAAGAAAAAATAAAGAAAGCGCAGAATCATACAACTTTAAAAAATGAAAAAGTTAAAAGCCTCGAAGAAGTTCAAATCGCAAATTTTCTTTTTTTGAACGGTGTTGATTACGAATATGAAAAACTCTATCCGTTTGAATGTCAGGATCCTTTACGAAAAGGGTATAGACCAGACTTCTATTTGAAAGATTACGATATTTATTTGGAACATTTTGGAATAACAAGAAATTATACTGTTCCGTGGCTTTCTCCTATTGAAGCTCAAAAATATTTAGATGGGATTGAATGGAAAAGGGAGTTTCATAAGCAGAATAATACCAGACTGATTGAAACTTATTCGTATTATAATTTAGAAGGTATACTCTTGCAAAAACTTGAAGGACTTCTAGAACACAATGGAATTGCTTTGAAGTCAAGAGACTTCATGGATGTTTTCAATACTGTTTATGCTTCTAAAACGAATAAGTTTTTCTCTGAATTTGTACAGTTATGCGAAACATTTATTGTGCTTTTTAAATCTAATAATTATACTGTAGAAACGATTGATAATTGGACTGATTGGCTTTCGTTGGAAGAAAATTGTTTCTCAAAAAGAAGAAACTATACCTTTTTGAATATAATAAGAGTAATATTAGAAGAATATCAAAAATACTTAATAGTAAATAAATCGATTGATTTTTCAGATATGATAAATGATGCTACAGAAAATGTTAATGGTGGTTGCAAAATTCCTTTGTATAAATATGTAATCGTTGATGAATATCAGGATATTTCGAAGGCTAGATTTAATTTGTTGAAAGCGGTTGTCGATAAAACAAAAGCGAAGCTATTTTGTGTGGGGGATGACTGGCAGTCTATATATCGATTTGCCGGTAGCGATATCTCGTTATTTACTGGTATAGAAAAGTATTTTGGAAAAACGAAAATATTAAAAATTGAGAAAACTTATCGTAATTCGCAAAAGCTGATCGATGAAGCTTCGCGTTTTATTTTGCAAAATCCGCTTCAGCTCAAGAAAAGTTTACTCTCTGATAAAAAATTAGATTATCCCCTTGTTTTTTGGGGATTCGATGATAATCCGAGAAATGCTTTGCAGACGATAATCAATAAAATTGCTTTGGATTTTGGAACGAATTCTTCTGTTTTGCTTTTAGGGAGAACAAATTACGATATAGAAATAGCAAAAAATACCGGATTATTCCGAGAAATTAGGAAAAATGGTGTTGATGCATTAGAGTTCATTCAAAATCCGATGTTGCCGATACAATTCCTTTCTGTTCACAAATCAAAGGGATTGGAAGCAGACAATGTTATTCTTCTGAATTTTAGAAATGACAAACTCGGTTTCCCGAATCAGATAATTGATGATCCTGTTTTGAATTTTGTCCTTACAAATGCAGAAGATTATAGATTTGCGGAAGAACGCCGTTTGTTTTATGTTGCTATTACTCGAACAAAAAATAGAACCTATGTTCTTGTGGACAACAAGAATCCATCGCCTTTTTTTAAGGAATTTTCGGAATCTACATCAGTATTCTTCAAATCAACAGGAAAACGAACAAGCGAAAATCAGACAAAATGTCCAGTTTGCAAAACGGGAGACTTGTTGAAAGTTGAACATGACGGAAAAACTTTTGTGGGGTGCTCTAATTTTCCGCGGTGTCACTATACACAAAGAGACGTGACAATATTGTCAAGCCCTAAAGTGTGTCCTAATTGTGGTGGTTTTCTTGTAAAGCGGAAAGGCTATAATGGACATTATTTTGTTGGGTGTTCTAATTACCCTGCTTGCGAATATAAGGAAAAGTTGATTTGGAATCGGTTTGGTAATTGA
- a CDS encoding ScpA family protein: protein MVDSEVLEQEDYEVKIGSFNGPMDLLVYLVQKKEMTLDQIPIAEIADDFLKWVNEYSETDLSKAGDFLFMASRLMALKVQELLPAEERDPEMEEEYNEDREKLMKEMLEYQRFKQVASGLQEMEAKNFGTYSRGRLEKTQSDDDTLADANIWQLFRAYQKSLKTKISETIHHIELDYVTIQDRQQAINNFLNVHGRALFEDLLDNDSHPIVAAVTFMAMLEMIKTDDIVFRQSELFGPIWIYRKKNNPEYADEMAHETVFFSKDPEVKAGLVETIRSQAIARSKEKSVGDLAATMREAVLWTERGRNVTEEDLNAMLEGREDISEVQDNPFADMIAEADAAEGAQQAASTPAGDAQQPTTSADNAEAAPSQDSAPANDNAAAPVENTEAVSAQEAAQSATLESAEMSTSEDDAPVLSKSSIPEFGVNDDDDSEERAHTFEPVDEPIEELEEDEPAESSDDSSAESSFQGLNEQSVQQMSDEEFAAFMQKAQAFYNNASSAQSSNTQSATSSTQSASTTAQSSVAQPTSAASRSTSSYKSNDSYSSSSKNSWDELAPAAVQTVQEEEPEEDRYSSYSFGNEMTDEEYIAYLNRSARASRKEESKPAAGSEKSAASTSAAPEKPKKKSFMPEDDEGGMTDEEYQAYLAEHGDDDDEEGPVVYGAGKD, encoded by the coding sequence ATGGTTGATTCCGAAGTTCTTGAACAAGAAGACTACGAAGTAAAAATCGGTTCGTTTAACGGGCCGATGGATTTGCTCGTCTATCTCGTTCAGAAAAAGGAAATGACGCTGGACCAGATTCCCATTGCAGAAATCGCAGACGACTTTCTCAAATGGGTGAACGAGTATTCCGAAACGGACCTTTCCAAGGCGGGCGACTTCTTGTTCATGGCAAGCCGCTTGATGGCGCTCAAGGTGCAGGAGCTGCTCCCGGCCGAAGAACGCGATCCGGAGATGGAAGAGGAATACAACGAAGACCGCGAAAAGCTCATGAAGGAAATGTTGGAATACCAGCGTTTCAAGCAGGTCGCAAGTGGTCTCCAGGAAATGGAAGCGAAGAACTTCGGAACGTATTCCCGTGGGCGTCTTGAAAAGACGCAGAGCGACGACGATACGCTCGCCGACGCAAACATCTGGCAGCTTTTCCGCGCCTACCAAAAGAGCTTAAAGACAAAGATTTCCGAGACAATCCACCATATTGAATTGGACTACGTGACCATTCAGGACCGTCAGCAGGCCATCAACAACTTCTTGAACGTGCATGGACGTGCGCTTTTTGAAGACTTGCTCGACAACGATTCGCACCCAATTGTCGCGGCGGTGACGTTCATGGCTATGCTCGAAATGATCAAGACGGACGATATCGTTTTCCGTCAGAGTGAACTTTTCGGACCAATCTGGATTTACCGCAAGAAGAACAATCCCGAGTACGCCGATGAAATGGCGCACGAGACCGTGTTCTTCAGCAAGGATCCCGAGGTCAAGGCGGGGCTTGTGGAAACAATCCGCAGCCAGGCAATCGCGCGTTCCAAGGAAAAGAGCGTGGGCGACCTTGCCGCTACGATGCGCGAAGCCGTACTTTGGACGGAACGCGGCAGGAACGTTACGGAAGAAGACCTCAACGCGATGTTGGAAGGTCGCGAAGATATTTCCGAAGTGCAGGACAATCCGTTTGCCGACATGATTGCAGAAGCGGACGCCGCCGAAGGTGCTCAGCAGGCTGCAAGCACCCCCGCTGGAGATGCACAGCAGCCCACAACTTCAGCAGACAACGCAGAAGCCGCGCCAAGTCAAGATTCCGCACCTGCAAATGACAACGCAGCGGCCCCGGTCGAAAATACGGAAGCTGTTTCGGCTCAAGAAGCTGCGCAGTCCGCAACTTTGGAAAGTGCAGAAATGTCCACTAGCGAGGACGATGCCCCTGTACTGAGCAAGAGTTCAATTCCTGAATTCGGCGTGAACGACGATGACGATTCTGAAGAACGCGCCCACACATTTGAGCCGGTCGACGAACCAATCGAAGAACTTGAAGAAGACGAACCCGCCGAAAGTTCGGACGACTCCAGTGCAGAAAGTTCATTCCAAGGTTTGAACGAACAGTCAGTTCAACAGATGAGCGACGAAGAGTTCGCCGCCTTTATGCAGAAGGCACAGGCATTCTACAACAACGCAAGTTCTGCGCAGTCTAGCAATACGCAATCAGCAACAAGCTCAACGCAGTCAGCATCAACAACGGCACAGTCAAGCGTTGCTCAGCCGACCTCCGCGGCATCTCGTAGCACGTCCTCTTACAAGTCCAACGATTCTTACAGCAGTTCCAGCAAGAACTCTTGGGATGAGCTCGCACCGGCAGCAGTTCAAACGGTTCAAGAAGAAGAACCAGAAGAAGACCGTTATTCCTCTTACAGTTTCGGCAACGAAATGACGGACGAGGAATACATCGCCTATTTGAACCGCAGCGCCCGCGCAAGCCGTAAGGAAGAATCGAAGCCGGCGGCAGGTTCCGAGAAGTCCGCAGCATCCACAAGCGCGGCTCCCGAGAAACCCAAGAAAAAGTCCTTCATGCCCGAAGACGATGAAGGCGGAATGACCGATGAAGAATACCAGGCTTATCTCGCCGAACATGGCGACGATGATGACGAAGAAGGCCCCGTTGTCTACGGAGCCGGTAAGGATTAA
- a CDS encoding TIGR02172 family protein produces MSEEVEKINLDDYVATGEGATAISYTHKTRDTIAKLYHPGFEADCAKKDFLTSCSAFDLGVPTPKPIRLITDGERFGAEYELIRNKRSFSRIISEEPGRLQELSLTFAEMAKKLHSTKADTTKLVSTKEKFRRFYLEKAVVPDFYKQKALAFIDTVPDTPYCLHGDLQISNVITDGKRTLWIDMGDFGYGDPGWDLGMLWSMTHRMDEQKADLVFHMSKENLLAHWNIFFPAYLGTTDPQKIAEATKRILPFAAVKIPYMFYIAKHFTLPDEAYPYIAKLFG; encoded by the coding sequence ATGTCTGAAGAAGTTGAAAAAATCAATTTGGATGATTATGTAGCGACCGGTGAAGGTGCGACTGCAATCTCGTACACGCACAAGACACGCGATACGATTGCGAAACTTTATCACCCCGGATTCGAAGCGGACTGTGCTAAAAAAGATTTTTTGACATCTTGCTCAGCTTTTGATTTGGGAGTCCCGACTCCAAAACCAATTCGCTTGATAACGGATGGCGAACGCTTTGGTGCTGAATATGAACTTATCCGGAACAAACGCTCTTTTTCGAGAATTATTTCAGAAGAGCCGGGTCGTTTGCAAGAGCTTTCTTTGACTTTTGCAGAGATGGCTAAGAAACTCCATTCGACGAAAGCAGATACGACGAAGCTTGTGTCAACAAAGGAAAAATTCCGTCGCTTTTATCTTGAAAAGGCTGTAGTTCCTGACTTTTACAAGCAAAAGGCCTTGGCTTTTATCGATACGGTTCCCGATACTCCGTATTGTCTTCATGGCGATTTGCAAATCAGCAATGTCATTACCGATGGAAAGCGAACGCTTTGGATTGATATGGGCGATTTCGGCTATGGTGACCCTGGTTGGGATTTGGGGATGTTGTGGAGCATGACGCACAGAATGGATGAGCAAAAGGCGGATCTTGTTTTCCACATGAGTAAAGAAAATCTTTTGGCTCATTGGAATATTTTCTTCCCTGCTTATTTGGGAACGACGGACCCGCAGAAAATCGCGGAAGCCACGAAACGGATTTTGCCGTTTGCAGCAGTCAAGATTCCTTATATGTTCTATATCGCAAAGCATTTCACTTTGCCGGATGAAGCCTACCCGTATATCGCTAAATTATTTGGATAA
- a CDS encoding TIGR02172 family protein: protein MEYQNIDISTWTQVGEGGNGKTYVHPGHPDFLLKVNNPPRCDEATVKQERDAAQHVFDLGIPTPRMFDMVRVGDGYGQLVEIIKGKKSLSRICSDEPSRISEMAKLLASLGLQLHATICDTEFFPSRKDLALKGIDASDFVADDDREKMRAFVQSIEDEKTCLHGDFQMGNLIISGDGKPYWIDLGWFSHGSPMFDIGHFFMTCQVYSQFPAAQEIFHMSQEQLKNFWNAFAEAYTGNKDIFAFTALAGKFAPLDACIRSILMPTPEAYKKLFAGLVHSLVEKFY, encoded by the coding sequence ATGGAATACCAGAATATTGATATTAGTACCTGGACGCAGGTGGGCGAGGGCGGTAACGGGAAAACTTATGTGCATCCCGGTCATCCTGATTTCCTTTTGAAAGTGAATAACCCGCCTCGTTGTGATGAGGCGACCGTAAAGCAAGAACGTGATGCAGCCCAGCATGTCTTTGATTTGGGAATCCCGACTCCTCGTATGTTCGATATGGTGCGCGTGGGGGATGGTTACGGTCAGCTTGTAGAAATCATTAAGGGGAAGAAATCGCTTTCGCGTATTTGCTCCGATGAACCGTCTCGTATCAGTGAAATGGCTAAGTTGCTTGCTTCATTGGGCCTGCAACTGCACGCGACGATTTGCGATACGGAGTTTTTCCCAAGCCGCAAGGATCTTGCCCTGAAGGGTATCGATGCGTCTGATTTTGTTGCAGATGATGATAGAGAAAAAATGCGGGCGTTTGTTCAGAGTATAGAAGACGAGAAAACCTGCTTGCATGGTGATTTCCAGATGGGTAACTTGATTATTTCTGGTGACGGTAAACCTTATTGGATTGATCTTGGCTGGTTTAGTCACGGTTCGCCAATGTTCGATATAGGGCATTTTTTCATGACTTGCCAAGTTTATTCTCAGTTCCCGGCAGCGCAGGAAATTTTCCACATGTCGCAGGAACAGTTGAAAAACTTCTGGAATGCGTTTGCTGAGGCCTACACGGGGAATAAGGACATTTTCGCCTTCACTGCTCTTGCTGGCAAGTTTGCTCCTTTGGATGCTTGTATCCGTTCAATCTTGATGCCGACTCCTGAAGCTTATAAGAAGTTGTTTGCAGGATTGGTTCATTCCCTGGTCGAAAAGTTTTATTAA
- a CDS encoding zinc metallopeptidase, translating to MMFDPLYMMILVVTLVLSGAVSLLVKKRFAAGQKVTISSGLTGADVAKAILMEAGITDVKILKHQGFLSDHYNPLNKTLNLSPEVYSGRNASAAGVAAHEVGHAIQHAEGYFPLWLRSAIVPAANIGSNLGPWLVIIGIMLMGMGMALGQSLAVVGVVLFALATLFTLVTVPVEFDASARAKKALARMEVVAAGREYNTVSGVLFAAGLTYVAAAISSILQLLYWAYRAGLLGGRRDD from the coding sequence ATGATGTTCGATCCTTTATACATGATGATTCTCGTGGTGACGCTCGTGCTTTCGGGCGCCGTTTCCCTGTTGGTCAAGAAGCGCTTTGCCGCTGGCCAAAAAGTCACAATTTCTAGCGGCCTCACCGGTGCCGATGTCGCCAAGGCTATCCTTATGGAAGCGGGCATTACCGATGTGAAAATCCTCAAGCACCAGGGCTTTCTTTCGGACCATTACAATCCGCTGAACAAGACGCTTAACTTGTCGCCCGAAGTCTATTCCGGCCGCAATGCAAGTGCCGCAGGCGTTGCCGCTCACGAAGTTGGTCACGCCATCCAGCATGCCGAAGGTTACTTCCCGCTGTGGCTCCGTTCTGCCATTGTGCCTGCCGCAAACATCGGTTCTAATCTTGGACCGTGGCTCGTGATTATTGGCATTATGCTTATGGGCATGGGCATGGCGCTTGGTCAATCTCTCGCGGTTGTCGGCGTGGTGCTCTTTGCTCTTGCAACGCTCTTTACGCTTGTGACCGTGCCTGTAGAATTTGACGCTTCGGCACGAGCCAAGAAGGCTCTTGCCCGCATGGAGGTTGTTGCCGCAGGTCGCGAATACAATACCGTCTCTGGCGTGCTTTTTGCCGCAGGCCTCACGTACGTCGCCGCAGCAATCTCGTCTATCTTGCAGTTGCTCTACTGGGCATACCGCGCAGGGCTCCTCGGCGGTCGCCGCGACGATTAA
- a CDS encoding ABC transporter permease — protein sequence MISRLLKVTLTEWKLFVTDPAAVLLLVVAGILYAFYYPTAYVNQTVTRVPVAVVDLDHSAKSRELTRMAAATQQVEVKAVYNDMLEAESAMAREDIFGFMVIPENMEHDLLNKKSTKINIFTHGAYVMLHGTIGTAFSTCALTVGAVSKVKAIALGKKVPSAKAMAMRDPMPLSIQTMFNNTGSYSNYVVPSVLVLILQQSLVIGICVLGGARGHRRFRRNQRYSEVENESMPYRYLGRSLAYFLHYCCFILFYHCFIYNLFDFPRRGELLPMMIFAVVFLASVINFGMCLSQVFLHRESSMQLFLNLSIPILFLANFSWPSYLMPSWMVGLSYILPSTFAVPAWLSIEQMGGDIYDVAPKLYLLAIQAVIYFVLGMFLTHLRDKSKFTTGDM from the coding sequence ATGATTAGTCGTCTTTTGAAAGTTACTTTGACAGAATGGAAATTGTTTGTAACGGACCCGGCTGCAGTATTGTTGCTCGTGGTTGCCGGCATCCTCTATGCGTTCTACTACCCGACGGCATACGTGAACCAGACGGTCACGCGAGTTCCTGTGGCTGTAGTGGATTTGGATCATTCGGCAAAGTCTCGCGAACTCACGCGAATGGCTGCGGCAACGCAACAGGTCGAAGTCAAGGCTGTCTATAATGACATGCTCGAAGCCGAATCTGCAATGGCTCGCGAAGACATTTTCGGTTTCATGGTCATTCCCGAGAACATGGAACATGATTTGCTCAACAAAAAGTCGACCAAGATAAACATCTTTACGCATGGCGCCTACGTGATGCTCCACGGTACGATTGGAACGGCGTTTTCGACATGTGCATTGACGGTCGGTGCAGTGAGCAAGGTGAAGGCTATTGCGCTTGGCAAGAAGGTGCCTTCAGCAAAGGCGATGGCAATGCGCGACCCGATGCCGTTATCGATACAAACGATGTTCAACAACACGGGAAGCTATTCTAATTATGTTGTTCCTAGTGTGCTCGTGCTGATTTTGCAACAGTCCCTTGTGATTGGAATTTGCGTGCTTGGTGGCGCTCGCGGGCATCGCCGTTTCCGCCGCAACCAGCGCTATTCCGAAGTTGAAAACGAGAGCATGCCGTACCGTTACTTAGGGCGTTCGCTTGCGTACTTCTTGCATTATTGCTGCTTCATCTTGTTCTACCATTGCTTCATTTACAACTTGTTCGACTTCCCGCGTCGTGGTGAACTCTTGCCGATGATGATTTTTGCAGTGGTGTTCCTTGCTTCGGTCATCAACTTTGGCATGTGCCTCTCGCAGGTGTTCTTGCACCGTGAATCGAGCATGCAGCTGTTTTTGAACCTCTCCATCCCAATCTTGTTCCTCGCAAACTTTAGCTGGCCGAGCTATTTGATGCCGAGCTGGATGGTGGGTCTCTCGTATATTCTACCGAGTACGTTTGCCGTACCCGCATGGCTTTCGATTGAACAGATGGGTGGCGACATTTACGATGTGGCGCCAAAACTCTACTTGCTTGCTATCCAGGCGGTCATCTACTTCGTGCTGGGCATGTTCCTCACGCATTTGCGCGACAAGAGTAAGTTCACCACCGGCGACATGTAA
- a CDS encoding ABC transporter permease, whose amino-acid sequence MLKGLLKTIGKIYFGHKLVLWMILAVLPVGVSVFMLEMFSNEIVQHIPVGILKQDHSQLADRLERALQSSPVLDVKVNCHDMSECEHAVIRGDLQTFIVLPTDLERRALRLEAPVIPVYSSGQNYLTNMFATKEIRAVITSIGSDLFTASFDDPVKTEIHSVGNIEGNYQGFLALGLLSAMFHLAGMLVAVYIASFPLRDKRVREFYNYAERSWVTLGIASFVPAVIILWLEYMGCYAYTHRMLMPMGFEEFVMVSVAQLLMVICCVGAGMAFVGVTGVMRIATGVSGVIGGPAFAFAGQTYPVMAMPFAVRCFAFVLPLTHVLRVQSMMLLGDVGMAESWNVIKLMGGMALFWTLFGSFTMLLRWQYRLKHDSQIPVVVEDEDVVTVDSLFKGLLEKIRRRK is encoded by the coding sequence GTGCTGAAAGGTCTTTTAAAGACAATCGGGAAGATTTACTTTGGCCACAAGCTAGTCTTGTGGATGATTCTTGCGGTGCTCCCCGTAGGCGTTTCCGTGTTCATGCTGGAAATGTTCTCGAATGAAATTGTACAGCACATTCCGGTAGGCATTCTCAAGCAGGACCATAGCCAATTGGCAGACCGCTTGGAACGCGCGCTCCAGTCGAGCCCCGTGCTCGATGTCAAGGTGAATTGCCATGACATGAGCGAATGTGAACATGCGGTGATTCGCGGCGACTTGCAGACGTTTATTGTTCTCCCGACAGATTTGGAACGCCGTGCTTTGCGTCTCGAAGCGCCTGTGATTCCTGTTTATTCTAGTGGCCAGAACTACCTCACGAATATGTTTGCGACAAAGGAAATCCGTGCGGTCATCACAAGTATCGGCTCGGATCTTTTCACCGCTTCGTTCGATGATCCGGTCAAGACGGAGATTCATTCAGTCGGTAACATCGAAGGCAATTACCAGGGATTTTTGGCACTTGGGCTTTTGTCTGCAATGTTCCATTTGGCGGGAATGCTCGTGGCTGTGTATATAGCCTCGTTCCCGCTTCGTGACAAGCGCGTTCGTGAATTTTACAACTATGCCGAACGTTCCTGGGTGACGCTTGGAATTGCATCATTTGTCCCGGCGGTGATTATCCTCTGGCTCGAATACATGGGCTGCTATGCTTACACGCACCGCATGCTTATGCCGATGGGCTTTGAAGAATTTGTGATGGTCTCCGTGGCGCAACTTTTGATGGTGATTTGCTGTGTTGGCGCGGGCATGGCCTTTGTGGGCGTGACTGGCGTGATGCGTATTGCAACTGGCGTTTCTGGCGTGATCGGCGGCCCTGCTTTTGCATTTGCCGGCCAGACGTACCCCGTGATGGCAATGCCTTTTGCGGTGCGCTGCTTTGCATTTGTACTCCCGCTCACTCACGTGCTCCGTGTGCAATCCATGATGCTCCTTGGCGATGTCGGCATGGCCGAATCCTGGAACGTCATCAAGCTTATGGGAGGCATGGCTTTGTTCTGGACTTTGTTTGGAAGCTTTACAATGCTGCTCCGCTGGCAGTACCGCTTAAAGCATGATTCCCAGATTCCTGTCGTTGTTGAAGATGAGGATGTTGTCACTGTTGATTCGCTGTTCAAAGGTTTGCTCGAAAAAATCAGGAGGCGCAAATGA